In one Bacillus sp. Marseille-P3661 genomic region, the following are encoded:
- a CDS encoding tripartite tricarboxylate transporter TctB family protein, with protein MNKVNSMTNLGGYFRRFEDVIVGTFLLLFFTGMYIESSNIKTLTFASIGPAFMPKITSVCLIILSVILIAGGVRKALNATSSKEVIEQNEETPSTKNDNVRVLLTLLSIIIYFLLLNPLGFVLSSILYLFSQMVLLSKNSQRRYVLFGIVSVVVSVSVYLIFRYVLYLLLPIGILG; from the coding sequence GTGAATAAGGTAAATTCTATGACTAATTTAGGGGGATATTTCCGTAGATTTGAGGATGTGATTGTAGGGACATTTTTATTACTTTTTTTCACTGGGATGTACATTGAATCTTCAAATATAAAAACCCTTACTTTCGCTAGTATTGGTCCAGCTTTTATGCCGAAAATTACAAGTGTTTGTTTGATCATTTTAAGTGTTATTCTTATTGCTGGAGGAGTACGGAAGGCATTGAATGCAACGAGTTCCAAAGAAGTAATAGAACAAAATGAAGAAACTCCCTCCACTAAAAATGATAATGTCCGTGTTTTGTTAACGCTACTTAGTATTATTATTTACTTTTTATTATTAAACCCATTAGGTTTTGTGTTATCATCCATTCTTTATCTATTTTCCCAAATGGTATTGTTATCAAAAAATAGCCAAAGAAGATATGTGTTATTTGGAATTGTTTCCGTAGTTGTATCTGTATCAGTCTATCTTATTTTTAGATATGTTTTATATTTGTTACTTCCAATAGGGATATTGGGTTAG
- a CDS encoding tripartite tricarboxylate transporter substrate binding protein, which produces MKRFRLSLFLMISMFMTLAFLAGCGSQENAPTSSQPTAEEGASESDNQSTEKKESDWPKKPITLVVPSAPGGGSDIMGRSIAEYFEAELGQQVVVQNVAGAGGTIGSRQVKDAKPDGYTMLFGTNNIIMNEVIGLADFGINDFEVIGTVTADNTYGFFVGKDSPFKSVTEVVEQLKKEPKSLSIAVEIGGHSHMMITAFQEAAGVEFNVVDLGPDAQKVAALMGGQIDIMPSQYANNRGYLESGDIKYIGIMTEERSEHLPEVPTFKEQGIDFTFPGQMGALYYPKGTDQEIVVKVNEALLNILNNNAEYKAQMDKYASRIYALTPDEALKYLQENKDIFMMFKSKVEAK; this is translated from the coding sequence ATGAAAAGATTTAGATTATCTTTATTTTTGATGATTTCAATGTTTATGACACTAGCATTTCTCGCGGGTTGTGGTAGTCAAGAAAATGCGCCAACGTCATCCCAACCAACAGCAGAAGAAGGCGCATCTGAGTCTGACAATCAATCTACTGAAAAAAAGGAAAGCGATTGGCCTAAGAAACCTATAACTCTAGTTGTGCCATCCGCCCCAGGTGGTGGTAGTGATATTATGGGTAGAAGTATTGCAGAGTATTTTGAAGCTGAGTTAGGACAGCAGGTGGTTGTGCAAAATGTTGCAGGTGCTGGAGGGACAATCGGCAGCAGGCAAGTAAAGGATGCTAAGCCAGATGGCTATACAATGCTATTTGGTACTAACAATATTATCATGAACGAAGTTATTGGATTAGCAGACTTCGGTATTAATGATTTTGAAGTGATTGGTACAGTTACAGCTGATAATACGTATGGATTCTTTGTAGGTAAAGATTCTCCTTTCAAGTCAGTTACAGAAGTTGTTGAGCAATTAAAGAAAGAGCCGAAATCTTTGTCTATCGCCGTTGAAATTGGGGGGCATAGTCACATGATGATTACTGCATTCCAAGAAGCAGCCGGTGTTGAATTTAATGTGGTTGATTTAGGACCAGACGCTCAGAAAGTAGCTGCGCTAATGGGGGGGCAGATCGATATAATGCCTAGCCAATACGCGAATAACAGAGGCTATCTTGAATCAGGTGACATAAAGTACATTGGAATAATGACGGAAGAGAGAAGTGAGCATCTTCCAGAAGTTCCAACCTTTAAGGAACAAGGAATAGACTTTACATTCCCTGGTCAAATGGGAGCATTATACTATCCAAAGGGAACAGATCAAGAAATTGTAGTTAAGGTAAATGAGGCTTTACTAAACATACTGAACAATAATGCTGAGTATAAAGCACAAATGGACAAATATGCTTCGAGAATATATGCATTAACTCCTGATGAGGCACTAAAGTACTTACAAGAAAATAAAGATATTTTCATGATGTTTAAATCTAAAGTGGAAGCAAAATAG
- a CDS encoding LysR family transcriptional regulator, producing MDEKDWDILTTIYEEKNITKAAQRLYTSQPALTYRINQLEKEFKIKIFVRGKRFIKFTAEGEHLAKYAQKMNSELMKLKNRIQDIKGSISGELRIGASSNFALYELPEILKRFHTEYPKVQFKIHTGLNTSIIKSLEEEKDHISIIGGDIDWKDSKLFLKENRICIISKEPINLNDLPDLPRITFSLDPTAKNTDKSWWEENYSRPPLIRMEVDKVETCKEMVLKGLGYGIVPKYAIEREEDINNLYILPLTHKDGTYISRNICAYYYKDDLELSTVKAFINFLKDYYSTTQ from the coding sequence ATGGATGAAAAGGATTGGGATATACTAACCACTATTTATGAAGAAAAAAACATCACAAAGGCAGCACAAAGACTTTATACTTCTCAACCTGCCTTGACCTATCGTATCAACCAATTGGAAAAAGAATTTAAAATTAAAATCTTTGTTCGTGGGAAAAGATTCATTAAATTTACAGCTGAAGGTGAGCATCTCGCAAAATATGCTCAAAAAATGAATAGTGAATTGATGAAACTAAAAAACCGGATTCAAGATATTAAAGGCAGTATAAGTGGGGAGCTTAGAATTGGGGCATCAAGTAATTTTGCGCTATACGAGCTTCCAGAAATTCTAAAGCGCTTTCATACAGAATATCCAAAAGTTCAATTCAAAATCCACACAGGACTAAATACATCCATTATAAAAAGTTTAGAAGAAGAAAAGGATCATATTAGTATTATTGGCGGAGATATTGATTGGAAGGACTCCAAACTATTTTTAAAGGAAAACCGTATATGTATAATCTCAAAAGAACCCATTAACTTAAATGACCTTCCAGACCTACCAAGAATAACATTCAGTTTAGATCCCACTGCCAAAAATACAGATAAAAGCTGGTGGGAGGAAAACTATTCACGTCCTCCATTAATTAGAATGGAAGTCGATAAGGTAGAAACTTGTAAAGAAATGGTTTTAAAAGGGTTAGGCTATGGTATTGTACCAAAGTATGCAATTGAGAGAGAGGAGGATATTAATAATTTGTACATTCTCCCGTTAACTCACAAAGATGGGACATATATTAGTCGAAATATTTGTGCTTACTATTATAAGGATGATCTTGAATTATCCACTGTAAAAGCATTTATAAACTTCCTAAAAGATTACTATTCTACAACTCAATAG
- the garD gene encoding galactarate dehydratase → MDALSKDKPLYIKVHPEDNVAIIVNTVGLQKGTVFENGLELVEFVPQGHKVALKDFQQGEAVIRYGVTIGYTVKEKKRGSWINESTITLPSPPKLEELPIATNIPVPLPPLEGYTFEGYRNKDGSAGIKNILGITTSVQCVTGVLNYAVNRIQAKLLPKYPNVDNVIALNHVYGCGVAINAPDATIPIRTIQSMTTHPNFGGEVLVVGLGCEKLVPESIAPEEHETNIIRLQEQNGFSKMVSTIVKAADEKLKILNERKRETCPVSDLVVGLQCGGSDAFSGVTANPAVGYAADLLVRAGATVMFSEVTEVRDAVHLLTPRVINKEVGEALKREMAWYDNYLEKGSADRSANPSPGNKKGGLSNVIEKSLGSIVKSGTSPISGVLAPGEKVNEKGLIFAATPASDFVCGTLQFASGMHMQVFTTGRGTPYGLAMAPVIKVSTRNSLKEQWNDLIDVNAGTIATGEATIEDVGWEIFHFILEVASGTKKTCADQWEIHNDLSLFNPAPIT, encoded by the coding sequence GTGGATGCATTAAGCAAAGATAAACCACTTTATATAAAGGTACATCCCGAAGATAATGTTGCAATTATTGTAAACACGGTAGGATTACAAAAGGGAACAGTTTTTGAAAATGGTTTGGAACTAGTGGAATTTGTTCCTCAAGGTCATAAGGTAGCTTTAAAAGATTTTCAGCAGGGTGAGGCTGTAATTAGGTATGGTGTGACGATTGGCTACACCGTTAAAGAGAAGAAAAGGGGAAGTTGGATCAATGAATCTACAATAACCTTGCCTTCACCTCCAAAGTTAGAAGAATTACCAATTGCAACGAATATCCCGGTACCATTGCCACCGCTTGAAGGGTATACATTTGAAGGTTATCGGAACAAAGATGGAAGTGCAGGAATAAAAAATATTTTGGGAATTACAACGAGTGTGCAATGTGTTACTGGTGTCCTTAACTATGCAGTAAATCGTATACAAGCAAAACTACTTCCTAAATATCCAAATGTAGATAATGTTATTGCCTTAAATCACGTGTATGGATGCGGTGTTGCGATCAATGCCCCAGACGCTACTATTCCGATTAGGACGATTCAAAGCATGACGACACATCCGAACTTCGGAGGTGAAGTGCTTGTCGTAGGTTTAGGATGTGAAAAGCTAGTGCCAGAGAGTATTGCTCCAGAAGAACATGAAACGAATATTATTAGGCTGCAAGAGCAAAATGGGTTCTCTAAAATGGTTTCTACAATTGTGAAAGCAGCCGATGAAAAATTAAAGATATTAAATGAAAGAAAGAGGGAGACGTGTCCTGTTTCTGATTTAGTTGTTGGTTTGCAATGCGGGGGAAGCGATGCATTTTCTGGTGTAACAGCAAATCCTGCTGTTGGATATGCTGCAGATTTATTAGTTCGAGCTGGAGCCACTGTCATGTTTTCGGAAGTCACAGAAGTACGAGATGCTGTTCACCTTTTAACACCGCGTGTAATTAATAAGGAAGTGGGGGAAGCCCTAAAACGTGAGATGGCGTGGTATGACAACTACTTGGAAAAAGGCTCTGCAGATCGAAGTGCGAATCCTTCGCCAGGTAATAAAAAAGGAGGTTTATCTAATGTAATTGAAAAATCACTTGGTTCAATTGTAAAATCAGGGACTAGTCCGATTTCTGGTGTTTTAGCTCCTGGTGAAAAGGTAAATGAAAAAGGGTTGATTTTTGCTGCAACACCCGCAAGTGACTTTGTTTGTGGAACACTACAGTTTGCATCTGGTATGCATATGCAAGTTTTTACTACTGGAAGAGGAACACCATATGGACTAGCAATGGCACCTGTTATAAAAGTATCGACTAGAAATTCACTGAAAGAACAATGGAATGATTTGATTGATGTGAATGCAGGAACGATTGCAACTGGGGAAGCTACTATTGAAGATGTAGGTTGGGAGATTTTTCACTTTATTTTAGAGGTTGCTAGCGGCACGAAAAAGACTTGCGCAGACCAGTGGGAAATTCATAATGATTTAAGTTTATTTAATCCTGCGCCAATCACCTAA
- a CDS encoding mannonate dehydratase, giving the protein MKVSITTNSFDLQDRELKQLSQLGVDCIDFGNGSAFPGVKEQGFPDLDALIKIKRRIRSWGMDINRVTLPNMTEDYVNGTPGSEQQVENSVNAIKVFAEAGISLVRQRFAGDVFPGQTESYQALHRGGAISRGESYSYKKVKEATPTLEETERWRKRFREAYQQLVPAAQDLGVKIGMHPSDPPFPDSPFSGLGYRRIIDEFPNSNVGYIYCIGTRAEEGGSSLVIDEINQYGRKDRIFLVHFRNVRGSLPTAGAFEEALLDDGDMNMFKILLELRKVGFNGCLNPDHVPLMEGDSPDLHKNFANSNVGWSYSSVGFAYSIGYIKAMLTALTEFEGRC; this is encoded by the coding sequence ATGAAAGTATCAATTACTACGAATAGCTTTGATTTACAAGACCGTGAGTTAAAGCAGTTAAGCCAATTAGGTGTTGATTGTATTGATTTTGGAAATGGTTCTGCATTTCCTGGCGTTAAGGAACAAGGTTTCCCTGACCTAGATGCTTTAATAAAGATAAAAAGAAGAATACGATCTTGGGGTATGGATATTAACCGTGTTACTCTGCCGAATATGACAGAGGATTATGTGAATGGTACCCCCGGTAGTGAACAACAAGTAGAAAATAGTGTGAATGCGATTAAGGTATTTGCAGAAGCTGGTATTTCACTTGTTAGACAACGCTTTGCTGGAGATGTATTTCCTGGCCAAACAGAAAGTTATCAAGCGTTACATAGGGGCGGTGCTATATCCCGAGGAGAAAGCTATAGCTATAAAAAGGTGAAAGAAGCTACGCCTACTTTAGAAGAAACTGAAAGATGGAGAAAAAGATTTAGAGAAGCATATCAACAGTTGGTTCCTGCTGCTCAGGATTTAGGTGTAAAAATAGGGATGCACCCATCCGACCCACCTTTTCCAGATTCGCCATTTAGTGGATTAGGCTATCGAAGGATTATAGATGAATTTCCAAATTCAAATGTAGGTTATATTTATTGTATTGGAACGAGGGCAGAGGAAGGCGGTAGCTCACTCGTTATTGATGAAATTAATCAATATGGAAGAAAAGATCGAATATTTCTCGTTCATTTTAGAAATGTAAGAGGAAGCCTTCCAACAGCTGGAGCATTTGAGGAGGCCTTATTAGACGATGGGGATATGAACATGTTCAAGATTTTATTAGAGTTAAGGAAGGTTGGCTTTAACGGCTGTCTTAATCCTGACCATGTCCCTCTTATGGAAGGTGACAGTCCCGATTTGCATAAAAATTTTGCGAATTCAAATGTGGGTTGGAGTTATTCTAGTGTTGGTTTTGCTTATTCAATTGGCTATATCAAAGCTATGCTCACAGCTTTAACAGAATTTGAAGGTAGATGTTAA
- a CDS encoding DUF2085 domain-containing protein, whose product MREILMTIPCHRMPERCLHFKGKPMLVCARCFAMLLGYFFTPIALAFNMVVPLWVPIIMAMPLLIDGFTQRWKWRNSSNLVRFITGILFGIGQSLLISIVVHYIVQYLN is encoded by the coding sequence ATGAGGGAAATTCTAATGACTATCCCTTGTCATCGTATGCCTGAAAGATGTCTTCATTTTAAAGGGAAACCAATGCTAGTATGTGCAAGATGCTTTGCTATGCTACTTGGCTATTTTTTTACACCAATTGCTTTAGCTTTTAACATGGTTGTACCTTTGTGGGTACCAATCATTATGGCGATGCCACTTTTGATTGACGGATTTACACAAAGATGGAAGTGGAGGAATAGTTCCAATCTTGTCCGCTTTATAACTGGAATTTTATTTGGCATCGGACAATCACTTCTAATTTCAATCGTGGTTCATTATATTGTTCAATATTTAAATTAG
- a CDS encoding sensor histidine kinase: MIKSINRSIFRKLLFSYTITVLLGVGAVGLLIAYFAKGYIYDSTQAELLRKAKNVNVAIQNVPSIDQTEGILNFLDQSYNTRIWVHNNKGEIIVTSTKDDVYVGKSIHPNIVKKVLKGENAVSKLKFEGLTEPMISVVVPWGKEDDIYGGIVLHSPIVGLNETVRNIRETILWISLVGLLISTAMVSFLSWSISRPLKRIDRTAAEIGRGNYSERIHINSIDEIGELAQTVNNMAMKLEKNEQERNRFDQIKNEFFANVSHELRTPLTAMRGFLEALIDGLITEEEARQKYYGVMYSETLHMNLLVDDLMDLIRIENKEIQLLKQPIHVENLLNKVAFKFQQEASEKGTEIHVSVEDNMPTVIADPDRLEQILGNIVKNAVKFTEQGTIYLEAEEDAGYIRFSIVDTGIGISDADQEFIFERFFKVDRGRSKKNKGTGLGLAIVKELVELHEGKITVESKIGEGTTFEIWLPQQ, from the coding sequence ATGATTAAAAGTATAAATCGGAGCATTTTTCGAAAATTGCTATTTAGTTATACCATTACAGTTTTGCTAGGAGTCGGAGCAGTAGGTCTTTTAATTGCTTATTTTGCAAAGGGTTATATTTATGATTCAACTCAGGCGGAGTTGCTGAGAAAAGCTAAAAATGTTAATGTAGCCATTCAAAACGTACCATCAATAGATCAAACAGAAGGAATTCTTAATTTTTTAGACCAATCCTATAATACACGAATATGGGTTCATAACAATAAAGGTGAGATTATTGTCACGTCTACAAAAGACGATGTATATGTTGGGAAATCCATACATCCTAACATTGTAAAAAAAGTATTAAAAGGGGAAAATGCTGTTAGCAAGCTTAAGTTTGAGGGTTTGACAGAACCGATGATATCAGTTGTTGTCCCGTGGGGGAAGGAAGATGATATTTATGGGGGCATTGTTTTACATTCACCTATTGTCGGTTTAAATGAGACGGTGCGGAACATTCGGGAGACGATTTTGTGGATCTCGTTAGTAGGGCTACTCATATCAACCGCGATGGTGTCTTTTTTATCTTGGTCCATTTCTAGACCACTAAAAAGAATTGATCGAACGGCAGCTGAAATTGGAAGAGGTAATTATAGTGAGCGAATTCATATTAACTCAATAGATGAAATAGGTGAGCTAGCTCAGACTGTTAACAACATGGCTATGAAACTTGAAAAAAACGAACAAGAAAGAAATCGATTTGATCAGATCAAAAATGAATTTTTTGCTAATGTATCGCATGAGTTAAGAACGCCTTTAACTGCAATGCGAGGTTTTTTAGAAGCGCTTATTGACGGTTTAATTACGGAAGAAGAAGCAAGACAAAAATATTATGGTGTGATGTATAGTGAAACATTACATATGAATCTATTAGTAGATGATTTAATGGATCTGATTCGCATCGAAAATAAAGAAATACAATTGCTAAAACAACCGATTCATGTTGAAAATCTATTAAATAAAGTTGCTTTTAAGTTTCAGCAGGAAGCTAGTGAGAAAGGGACTGAGATTCATGTTTCTGTTGAAGATAACATGCCGACGGTCATTGCTGACCCGGATCGGCTAGAACAAATACTGGGCAATATTGTGAAAAATGCCGTGAAATTTACAGAGCAGGGTACTATTTATCTAGAAGCTGAAGAGGACGCGGGTTATATTCGCTTTAGCATTGTGGATACTGGAATTGGTATATCAGATGCTGATCAAGAATTTATCTTTGAGCGCTTTTTCAAAGTCGATCGAGGACGTTCCAAAAAGAATAAAGGTACGGGTCTTGGTCTTGCTATAGTGAAGGAACTAGTTGAACTTCATGAAGGTAAAATTACTGTTGAAAGTAAAATCGGTGAAGGAACAACATTTGAAATATGGCTGCCACAGCAATGA